In the genome of Flavobacterium panacagri, one region contains:
- a CDS encoding outer membrane protein assembly factor BamD, which translates to MKKIVSLLIVVALFASCGEYQKALKNEDVAAKFEVATKMYDAGKYNKAIRLFEQLAPSYRGKPQAEKLFYMFSQSYYKTKQYYLAGYQFESFVSGYPRSEKVQEAAFLGAYSYSKLAPVYSLDQTDTVKALEKLQAFIDNYPNSEYLAQANETVQLLNGKLEKKAYENAKGYNTISDYKSALVAFDNFIADFPGTPFKEDALFYKYDSAYQLAINSVPSKMEERLNVAKVAYANLMKFKSDTKYKTKADEMNARVETDLQKFTK; encoded by the coding sequence ATGAAAAAAATAGTATCACTATTAATTGTTGTTGCCCTTTTTGCTTCTTGTGGAGAATATCAAAAAGCTTTAAAAAATGAAGATGTTGCAGCTAAATTTGAGGTAGCGACAAAAATGTATGATGCTGGTAAATACAATAAGGCAATCCGTCTTTTTGAGCAGTTAGCTCCTTCTTACAGAGGAAAACCTCAAGCAGAGAAGTTGTTTTATATGTTTTCTCAATCGTATTACAAAACAAAACAATACTATTTGGCTGGTTATCAGTTTGAAAGTTTTGTTTCAGGTTACCCACGAAGTGAAAAAGTCCAGGAAGCAGCCTTTTTAGGAGCTTATAGTTACTCGAAATTGGCTCCTGTTTACAGTTTAGATCAGACAGATACAGTAAAAGCACTAGAGAAATTGCAGGCTTTTATTGATAATTACCCAAACTCAGAATATTTGGCTCAAGCAAATGAGACAGTTCAGTTGTTAAATGGTAAATTAGAGAAGAAAGCATACGAAAATGCTAAAGGATATAATACTATTTCTGATTATAAATCAGCTTTAGTAGCATTTGATAATTTTATCGCTGATTTTCCTGGAACACCATTTAAAGAAGATGCGTTGTTTTACAAATATGATTCAGCCTATCAATTGGCAATTAATAGTGTGCCTTCAAAAATGGAAGAGCGTTTAAATGTGGCTAAAGTAGCTTATGCTAACTTAATGAAATTTAAAAGCGATACAAAATATAAAACAAAAGCGGACGAAATGAACGCTAGAGTAGAAACAGATTTACAAAAATTTACTAAATAA
- a CDS encoding DUF6913 domain-containing protein: MFLNYIKEFFVKKSLKNNLSNQKNEGFSKNVQTIGLLVDESSFNHSETLIKELTLQGIASENIKIVAYNSKFKKKDTYLTPTFGKSHISWNGEITEDFLNEFVNSKFDLLLSYYNEENIFLMMLTNKSKAKFKIGFSSVDNNLNRLMINTELENYKLFVSELFRYLKNIK, encoded by the coding sequence ATGTTTTTGAATTATATAAAGGAATTTTTTGTAAAAAAATCATTAAAAAATAACTTGAGTAATCAAAAAAACGAGGGCTTTTCAAAGAATGTTCAAACGATTGGTTTATTGGTAGATGAAAGCAGTTTTAATCATTCTGAAACGCTGATAAAGGAATTAACGCTTCAGGGAATTGCTTCAGAAAACATAAAAATTGTTGCTTACAACAGTAAATTCAAGAAAAAAGATACGTATTTGACACCTACTTTTGGCAAAAGCCATATTAGTTGGAATGGAGAAATTACCGAAGATTTTTTGAATGAATTTGTAAATTCAAAATTTGATCTTTTGTTGAGTTATTATAATGAAGAAAATATATTCTTGATGATGCTTACCAATAAATCAAAAGCTAAATTTAAAATTGGTTTTAGCTCCGTTGACAATAATTTGAATCGTTTGATGATTAATACGGAATTAGAAAACTATAAACTTTTCGTGTCGGAATTGTTTAGGTATTTAAAAAATATAAAATAA
- a CDS encoding 5'-nucleotidase C-terminal domain-containing protein — MVKLKKYNGFLKLFVIFLTLFSIFSCSQKNYNLNKIEGKQLPVTENAGETATIEAFIKPYRDHINQDLDNVLAYCPETLDKSTGKWQTSIGSLLADVCLQRGNLVFKAREKKDIDLCLLNHGGIRAILPKGNVTTRTAFEIMPFENNLVVIALKGEQILDIAAYIIKEKKPQPLSGMTFTITKDNTAKNIMVQGKPLDLTKTYYVATNDYLANGGDSMTFFAKGTEKFDLNYKLRNVLIDYFKEVDTVVAPKNVRITEE, encoded by the coding sequence ATGGTAAAACTAAAAAAGTATAACGGATTTTTAAAACTTTTTGTTATATTCTTAACACTTTTTTCAATATTCTCCTGTAGTCAGAAAAACTACAATCTAAACAAAATAGAAGGAAAACAGCTTCCAGTTACCGAAAACGCTGGCGAAACGGCAACAATTGAAGCCTTTATCAAACCTTATCGCGATCATATTAATCAAGATTTAGACAACGTTTTAGCGTATTGTCCAGAAACACTTGATAAGAGTACTGGAAAATGGCAGACCAGCATTGGAAGTTTATTAGCCGATGTATGTTTACAAAGAGGAAATCTAGTTTTTAAAGCTCGTGAGAAAAAAGATATTGATTTATGTCTTTTAAATCATGGTGGTATTCGTGCTATTCTTCCAAAAGGAAATGTAACCACAAGAACTGCTTTTGAAATTATGCCTTTTGAAAACAATTTGGTTGTTATTGCTTTAAAGGGTGAGCAAATCTTAGACATTGCCGCTTATATTATAAAGGAGAAAAAACCTCAACCTTTGTCTGGAATGACTTTTACAATTACAAAAGACAATACTGCAAAAAATATTATGGTGCAAGGAAAACCGCTTGACCTTACTAAAACGTATTATGTTGCTACAAACGATTATTTAGCAAATGGTGGCGACAGCATGACTTTTTTCGCGAAAGGCACTGAGAAATTCGATTTAAACTATAAGCTTAGAAATGTTCTAATCGATTATTTTAAAGAAGTTGACACTGTTGTAGCTCCTAAAAACGTTAGAATTACCGAAGAATAA
- a CDS encoding DNA-directed RNA polymerase subunit omega: MDLKKTNAPVNTITYNKTVIEEPTGNVYEAITIMAKRANQINSEIKKELTEKLEEFATYNDSLEEVFENKEQIEVSKFYEKLPKPHALAVQEWLDGKTYHRSSNK; encoded by the coding sequence ATGGATTTAAAAAAGACGAATGCTCCTGTTAACACAATAACTTACAACAAAACAGTTATTGAAGAGCCAACAGGAAATGTGTATGAGGCAATTACCATTATGGCTAAAAGAGCAAATCAAATTAATTCAGAGATTAAAAAAGAATTGACTGAAAAATTAGAGGAGTTTGCTACTTACAATGATAGTCTAGAGGAAGTTTTTGAAAATAAAGAGCAAATCGAAGTTTCTAAATTTTACGAAAAATTACCAAAACCACACGCTTTAGCTGTTCAAGAATGGTTAGACGGTAAAACTTACCACAGAAGTTCAAACAAATAA
- the dapA gene encoding 4-hydroxy-tetrahydrodipicolinate synthase, translating to MQSLIGTGVALVTPFKKDFSVDIEALHRIVNFSIDGGVEYLVVMGTTAENATLTAEEKELVIKTVIDVNKGRLPLVLGVGGNNTMQIVDELKTRDFSAFEAILSVSPYYNKPTQEGIYQHFKAIAEASPVPVILYNVPGRTSSNMLPSTVVRLANDFENVVAIKEAAGDMAQAMQIIKNAPKDFLVISGDDMLALPIVLAGGAGVISVIGQGFPKEFSEMIRLGLNKKAADAFKTHYFLSDSIDMIFEQGNPAGIKQIFQALGIADNTVRLPLVAVDNSLAERLNEFVKNSIK from the coding sequence ATGCAATCATTAATAGGAACTGGAGTTGCACTAGTAACACCATTTAAAAAAGATTTTTCAGTTGACATCGAGGCTTTACACCGAATTGTAAACTTTTCTATAGATGGAGGAGTTGAATATCTTGTGGTTATGGGGACAACAGCAGAAAATGCGACCCTTACAGCAGAAGAGAAAGAGTTGGTTATAAAGACAGTAATCGATGTAAATAAAGGAAGACTGCCTCTAGTTTTAGGAGTTGGAGGAAATAATACTATGCAGATTGTTGATGAATTAAAAACAAGAGATTTTAGTGCTTTTGAAGCAATATTATCTGTTTCTCCATATTACAACAAACCTACGCAAGAAGGAATTTATCAGCATTTTAAAGCAATTGCTGAAGCTTCTCCAGTACCGGTAATCTTATATAATGTTCCAGGAAGAACATCAAGCAACATGCTTCCGTCAACTGTGGTGCGTTTAGCCAATGATTTTGAAAACGTAGTGGCGATTAAAGAAGCAGCTGGAGACATGGCACAGGCAATGCAGATTATTAAAAATGCTCCAAAAGATTTTCTTGTAATTTCTGGAGACGATATGCTGGCATTACCAATCGTTTTAGCAGGTGGAGCAGGAGTAATTTCTGTAATTGGTCAAGGTTTTCCGAAAGAATTTTCAGAAATGATTCGTTTAGGATTGAATAAAAAAGCAGCAGATGCTTTCAAAACACATTACTTTTTATCAGACAGTATTGATATGATTTTTGAACAGGGAAATCCAGCAGGAATCAAACAAATCTTCCAAGCCCTTGGAATTGCTGATAATACTGTTCGTCTTCCGTTGGTTGCTGTTGATAATTCTTTAGCAGAGAGGTTGAATGAGTTTGTAAAAAACAGCATTAAATAA
- a CDS encoding DUF4835 family protein: MNKVVTLIVFLSFGFVQGQQLNCTVTINTERLTNPNNQVFKTLQTALSEFVNKTDWTGAPLKQNERINCSMYITLSSNSSDQFTGTIQVQSSRLIFNSTYSSPILNYNDKDFNFRYTEYEPLLFNPTTYDSNLVSVISFYCYVILGMDADSFQMGAGNQYLQTAQNIANVAQQGGFKGWNQSDGLQNRYYLINDMIAPTYSDLRQTMYAYHTGLDGMSLDLKASKEKIKSSLMLIGKLNSVKPNAFITRVFFDAKSDEIVSIFSGGPSITISDLTDVLNKVSPLNSTKWSQIKY; the protein is encoded by the coding sequence ATGAATAAGGTAGTTACACTAATAGTATTTTTAAGCTTTGGTTTTGTGCAAGGGCAACAGTTAAATTGTACAGTAACTATTAATACAGAACGACTTACGAATCCTAACAATCAGGTTTTTAAGACGCTCCAGACTGCTTTGTCGGAGTTTGTAAACAAAACAGATTGGACGGGTGCTCCTTTAAAGCAAAATGAAAGAATTAATTGTTCGATGTATATTACTTTATCATCAAATAGTTCAGATCAATTTACAGGAACGATTCAGGTTCAATCATCCAGATTGATTTTTAATTCTACTTATTCTTCCCCAATTTTAAATTACAACGATAAAGATTTTAATTTCAGATATACGGAATATGAACCTTTATTGTTTAATCCAACTACTTACGATTCTAATTTAGTTTCTGTAATCTCTTTTTACTGTTATGTAATCCTAGGTATGGATGCTGATAGTTTTCAAATGGGAGCAGGGAATCAATATCTTCAAACAGCACAAAATATTGCTAATGTAGCACAGCAAGGAGGATTTAAGGGATGGAATCAGTCTGATGGACTTCAGAATCGTTACTATTTAATAAATGATATGATCGCGCCGACTTACAGTGATTTACGTCAAACAATGTATGCGTATCATACGGGTTTGGATGGAATGAGTTTGGATTTGAAAGCATCTAAAGAAAAAATAAAATCTTCATTAATGCTTATTGGAAAGTTAAATTCAGTTAAACCAAATGCCTTCATTACCAGAGTATTTTTTGACGCAAAATCAGATGAAATTGTGTCTATTTTTTCTGGTGGGCCAAGTATAACAATTAGCGATTTAACGGATGTATTAAATAAAGTTTCTCCGCTAAATTCTACTAAATGGTCGCAGATTAAATATTAA
- the coaBC gene encoding bifunctional phosphopantothenoylcysteine decarboxylase/phosphopantothenate--cysteine ligase CoaBC: protein MSVLNGKKVLLGVSGGIAAYKTASLVRLFIKAGAHVQVIMTPASKDFVTPLTLSTLSKNPVHSSFFNQDDEEAVWNNHVELALWADIMLIAPATANTLSKMTTGNCDNFLIAAYLSAKCPVYFAPAMDLDMYKHPSTVASFNAIKQFGNIMIPAETGELASGLSGEGRMAEPENIIAFLEADLESKLPLKGKKILVTAGPTYEAIDPVRFIGNHSSGKMGFDIANEAANLGAEVFLIAGPTHLKIKNTLIKVVDVVSAQEMYDACHLYFNEVDVAIAAAAVADYRPKVVADQKIKKTDATFSIELEKTKDILSSLGTIKKNQFLIGFALETENEIENAKLKIQKKNLDLIVLNSLQDKGAGFKKETNKVTFIDKNFEIEPMELKSKESVATDILNKVILHFSE from the coding sequence ATGTCAGTTTTAAACGGGAAAAAGGTTTTACTGGGAGTTTCCGGTGGAATCGCAGCGTATAAAACGGCTTCTTTAGTACGACTTTTTATAAAAGCAGGTGCACATGTCCAAGTGATAATGACACCTGCTTCTAAGGATTTTGTAACCCCGCTTACATTATCTACTTTATCAAAAAATCCAGTACATTCAAGTTTCTTTAATCAAGATGATGAGGAGGCAGTTTGGAACAATCACGTAGAATTGGCTCTTTGGGCTGATATTATGCTGATTGCGCCTGCTACTGCCAATACGTTGTCTAAAATGACGACGGGAAACTGCGATAATTTTTTAATCGCGGCCTATTTATCTGCTAAATGTCCAGTATACTTTGCACCAGCAATGGATTTGGATATGTATAAACATCCTTCAACAGTAGCTAGTTTTAATGCTATAAAACAGTTTGGAAACATTATGATTCCTGCTGAAACTGGAGAATTGGCAAGCGGTTTGTCTGGAGAAGGCCGAATGGCTGAACCAGAAAATATTATCGCCTTTCTAGAAGCTGATTTAGAAAGTAAACTTCCTTTAAAAGGAAAAAAAATACTCGTTACGGCTGGACCAACATACGAAGCGATAGATCCCGTACGTTTTATAGGAAATCATTCTTCAGGGAAAATGGGATTTGACATTGCTAATGAAGCGGCAAATCTTGGAGCAGAAGTATTTTTAATTGCTGGCCCAACACATTTAAAAATAAAAAATACTTTAATAAAAGTTGTAGATGTGGTGTCTGCTCAAGAAATGTATGATGCTTGTCATTTGTATTTTAATGAAGTTGATGTTGCGATTGCTGCTGCTGCTGTAGCTGATTACAGACCAAAAGTTGTAGCAGATCAAAAGATTAAAAAAACAGATGCAACATTTTCGATAGAACTTGAAAAGACAAAAGATATCTTGTCTTCATTAGGAACTATTAAAAAAAATCAGTTTTTAATTGGTTTTGCATTGGAAACTGAAAATGAAATTGAAAATGCTAAGTTGAAAATTCAGAAAAAAAACTTAGATTTGATTGTTTTAAATTCCTTACAAGATAAAGGAGCAGGTTTTAAAAAAGAAACGAATAAAGTAACCTTTATCGATAAGAATTTTGAAATCGAACCAATGGAATTAAAATCAAAGGAATCGGTGGCGACTGATATTTTGAATAAAGTAATTCTTCATTTTTCAGAATAA